The following are encoded in a window of Trichocoleus desertorum ATA4-8-CV12 genomic DNA:
- a CDS encoding helix-turn-helix domain-containing protein, which translates to MLKAVKVRIYPTNAQALHLAQAFGCVRWVWNQSLAVMSSTYKETGKGVSALNMKKQIPVWKLEHEWLKECYSQCLQQSVLNLSQAFINFFDGRTQYPTFKSRHGRQSIQYPQNVKILSKSEIKFPGNLGTMKAKIHRDCVGKLKSVTVSKMPDDRYYASLLRGLQINNTPVKQEEW; encoded by the coding sequence ATGTTGAAAGCAGTTAAGGTCAGGATTTATCCAACCAATGCACAGGCACTTCATCTAGCGCAAGCTTTTGGATGCGTTCGATGGGTCTGGAATCAGTCTCTAGCGGTCATGTCATCGACCTATAAGGAGACAGGTAAAGGCGTTTCTGCTCTCAATATGAAGAAACAGATTCCAGTGTGGAAGTTAGAGCATGAATGGCTAAAAGAGTGCTATTCCCAATGCTTGCAGCAGTCTGTACTGAATTTGTCTCAGGCGTTTATCAACTTCTTTGATGGGCGGACGCAATATCCAACCTTCAAATCTCGTCACGGTCGTCAGTCGATTCAGTATCCTCAGAACGTCAAGATCCTGAGTAAGTCTGAAATCAAGTTTCCTGGCAATCTAGGAACGATGAAGGCAAAAATCCATCGTGATTGCGTGGGCAAGCTCAAGAGCGTTACCGTGTCTAAAATGCCTGACGATCGTTACTATGCCTCACTGCTTAGGGGGTTGCAAATAAATAACACCCCTGTCAAGCAGGAAGAATGGTGA
- a CDS encoding MoaD/ThiS family protein: MSDPSIISVTVKLFAAYQEAYGLPEITLEMPVGATVAEVRDRLIQEHPELERWRDLTRFGVNLQFVEPDTPLQARDEVVLIPPVSGG, translated from the coding sequence ATGTCTGACCCTTCTATTATTAGTGTGACCGTTAAGCTGTTTGCTGCTTACCAAGAAGCCTACGGGCTACCAGAAATTACTTTAGAGATGCCAGTCGGGGCAACAGTGGCTGAGGTACGCGATCGCTTGATCCAAGAGCATCCAGAACTAGAGCGCTGGCGCGACTTAACTCGCTTTGGCGTGAATTTGCAATTTGTCGAACCCGATACGCCGTTGCAAGCGAGGGATGAAGTGGTGCTAATTCCGCCTGTTAGTGGTGGGTGA
- a CDS encoding threonine synthase: MTQATHTPTLSTAATFTALKCKECGEEYELKATHVCEFCFGPLEVAYDYSAIQRQVTRASIQAGPNSIWRYRPFLPVATDNPIDVGTGMTPLLQANRLARRLGLKKLYIKNDAVNMPTLSFKDRVVSVALTRARELGFTTVSCASTGNLANSTAAIAAHAGLDCCVFIPSDLEAGKVMGTLIYGPTVMAVHGNYDQVNRLCSEVANTHGWGFVNINLRPYYSEGSKTLGYEVIEQLGWELPDHIVAPLASGSLFTKIYKGFQEFVKVGLVDEKPVRFSGAQAEGCSPIAQAFREGRDFISPVKPNTIAKSIAIGNPADGVYAVDVAKKTNGNIESVNDTEIVEGIKLLAETEGIFTETAGGTTIAVLKKLVEAGKIDPEETTVVYITGNGLKTQEALQGCINEPLTIEPKLDSFERALERSRTLDRLEWQQVLV, translated from the coding sequence ATGACCCAAGCAACTCACACCCCCACCCTATCCACTGCTGCTACCTTCACAGCATTGAAGTGTAAGGAGTGTGGCGAAGAGTACGAACTCAAAGCCACTCACGTTTGTGAGTTTTGTTTTGGGCCGTTGGAAGTGGCTTACGACTACAGCGCTATTCAACGGCAAGTCACCCGCGCCAGTATCCAAGCTGGCCCCAACTCGATTTGGCGCTATCGTCCCTTCCTGCCCGTAGCCACTGACAACCCCATTGATGTTGGCACTGGCATGACTCCTCTCTTACAAGCTAATCGCTTGGCGCGTCGCCTCGGTCTCAAGAAGCTCTATATCAAGAATGATGCCGTCAACATGCCCACCTTGAGCTTCAAGGATCGGGTGGTCTCTGTCGCTCTGACTCGCGCTCGTGAGCTGGGTTTCACCACTGTCTCTTGTGCTAGCACCGGGAACTTGGCTAACTCCACCGCGGCGATCGCGGCTCATGCAGGTCTAGATTGCTGCGTCTTCATCCCCTCCGACCTGGAAGCGGGTAAAGTCATGGGTACCCTAATCTACGGCCCCACCGTCATGGCAGTGCACGGCAACTACGACCAAGTGAATCGCCTGTGCTCGGAAGTGGCCAACACCCACGGTTGGGGCTTCGTCAACATCAACTTGCGGCCTTACTACTCCGAAGGTTCCAAGACACTCGGTTACGAAGTGATTGAGCAACTCGGTTGGGAACTCCCCGATCACATTGTCGCTCCCCTAGCTTCTGGCTCCCTGTTCACCAAGATTTACAAGGGCTTCCAAGAATTCGTCAAAGTTGGTTTAGTCGATGAGAAGCCAGTGCGTTTCAGTGGCGCTCAGGCTGAAGGTTGCTCTCCCATCGCTCAAGCGTTCCGCGAAGGCCGTGACTTTATTTCTCCTGTCAAGCCAAACACGATCGCCAAGTCAATCGCGATCGGCAACCCTGCTGATGGTGTGTATGCTGTCGATGTGGCGAAGAAAACCAACGGCAATATTGAGTCGGTCAACGATACTGAAATCGTCGAGGGCATCAAACTGCTGGCTGAAACTGAAGGCATCTTCACCGAAACCGCAGGTGGCACCACGATCGCCGTTCTGAAGAAGCTGGTAGAAGCAGGCAAAATTGATCCTGAGGAAACCACCGTGGTTTACATCACAGGTAACGGCCTCAAGACCCAAGAAGCGCTACAAGGCTGCATCAACGAGCCTCTCACCATTGAACCCAAACTCGACAGCTTCGAGCGAGCTCTAGAGCGTTCCCGCACCCTCGATCGCCTAGAGTGGCAACAGGTTTTAGTCTAG
- a CDS encoding MoaD/ThiS family protein — translation MSVKVLIPTPLQKLTNNQATVECAGNNISELLESLEQNCPGIKARLCDDQGELRRFVNFYVNNEDIRFLDGQKTPLSDGDEVSIIPAIAGG, via the coding sequence ATGTCCGTTAAAGTTCTGATTCCGACTCCCTTGCAAAAGCTGACCAATAACCAAGCCACGGTAGAGTGTGCGGGGAATAATATTAGTGAACTATTGGAGTCTTTGGAGCAAAATTGCCCTGGCATTAAAGCTCGTCTTTGTGATGACCAAGGTGAGTTGCGCCGCTTTGTCAACTTCTACGTCAATAACGAAGACATCCGGTTTTTGGATGGGCAAAAGACTCCGCTGAGCGACGGTGACGAAGTGAGCATCATTCCAGCGATCGCGGGTGGTTGA
- a CDS encoding serine/threonine protein kinase, producing MICCLNPNCKQPQNPDSATVCQSCEAKLFPLLRDRYRILQPIGQGGFGRTYLAIDEDRLKTRCVVKQFSPQVQSARSLDKAIRLFDQEAVRLHELGEHPQIPALLAYFEQEQRLYLVQQFIEGLNLAQELHQQGRFSEQKIRDVLNDLLPVLRFVHECQVVHRDITPSNIVRRKLDQKLVLIDFGVAKLLSDVTLAQPGTKIGTEGYSPIEQLRSGKAYPASDLYSLGATCLYLMTQVKPEELYDPLKGRWLWQEYLARKGVNVSSQLGQILDKLLKDLVSDRYQSVDEVLQDLQAVPPSLPDSAPKPTNPPLSSIPPTSQPPRSRPLTSQPPLRVSNRSGSSSSSGSSSGSTSGAISGPRASAPISQPASSKPPSSSHSFSGPPKSQLALWKCVGTLTGHSSWVMSLAISSRKQILVSGSLDDTLKVWNLQTGNLIRTLPGHLKAINSVAISPDGQLLVSGSDDTTVKIWNLQTGDLLHNLVGHSRDVNSVMITPNGLLLASGSEDRTVRLWKVRTGELLRTLSGTAGMVKSVVISPNSLLLASGGLDNQIKLWHLGSGELTRTLYGHFNSVNSVAITPDGQILASGSKDKTIRLWNLQTGELIRTLTGHADMVNAIAITPDGRMLISGSSDKTIKVWSVGTGDLICTLKDHSNPISAIAISAGGQLFASGSWDNTIKIWQLTS from the coding sequence ATGATTTGTTGCCTGAATCCGAACTGTAAGCAACCCCAAAATCCTGATAGTGCCACAGTTTGCCAAAGCTGTGAGGCGAAGCTGTTCCCTTTACTCAGAGATCGCTACCGAATTTTGCAACCGATTGGGCAAGGTGGTTTTGGGCGCACTTATTTAGCAATTGATGAAGACCGACTCAAGACCCGCTGTGTGGTAAAGCAATTTTCGCCTCAGGTGCAAAGTGCTCGCTCTTTAGACAAAGCCATTCGCTTGTTTGATCAAGAAGCAGTACGGTTGCATGAATTGGGCGAACATCCCCAAATTCCAGCCCTCTTGGCCTATTTTGAGCAAGAGCAGCGCTTGTACTTGGTACAGCAATTTATTGAGGGACTGAATTTAGCTCAAGAACTCCACCAGCAAGGCAGGTTTAGCGAGCAAAAGATTCGTGATGTCTTAAATGATTTATTGCCAGTGCTGCGATTTGTGCATGAGTGCCAAGTGGTTCACCGAGACATTACGCCTTCCAATATTGTGCGGCGCAAGTTAGATCAAAAGCTAGTGCTGATTGACTTCGGTGTGGCTAAGCTACTCAGCGATGTCACCTTAGCGCAGCCAGGCACCAAAATTGGCACTGAAGGTTATTCACCGATTGAGCAGCTCCGTAGTGGTAAGGCCTACCCTGCTAGCGACCTGTACAGTTTAGGGGCAACTTGCCTTTACTTGATGACCCAAGTGAAGCCAGAAGAACTTTACGACCCCTTAAAAGGTCGGTGGCTGTGGCAAGAATATTTGGCCCGCAAAGGTGTGAATGTCAGCAGTCAGTTGGGGCAAATTCTCGACAAGCTGCTCAAAGATTTGGTGAGCGATCGCTATCAATCTGTAGATGAAGTACTCCAAGATTTACAAGCAGTTCCTCCTTCCCTGCCGGACTCAGCACCAAAACCCACTAACCCACCCTTATCCAGTATTCCTCCCACATCTCAGCCTCCGCGATCGCGGCCTTTAACGTCTCAGCCACCATTACGGGTTTCTAATCGTTCTGGTTCTAGTTCTAGTTCTGGTTCTAGTTCTGGTTCTACTTCGGGTGCCATTTCTGGGCCGAGGGCATCTGCGCCCATTTCCCAACCTGCCTCCTCTAAACCCCCTAGTTCCAGTCATTCTTTTTCTGGCCCACCGAAGTCTCAGCTAGCTCTATGGAAATGTGTCGGTACCTTAACCGGGCACTCCTCTTGGGTGATGTCGTTAGCAATCAGTTCTCGCAAACAAATCCTCGTCAGTGGCAGTTTGGATGACACGCTCAAAGTCTGGAATCTGCAAACTGGCAACTTAATCCGAACCTTGCCAGGCCACCTCAAAGCAATTAACTCAGTGGCGATCAGCCCGGATGGACAATTGTTGGTCAGTGGTAGTGATGATACGACCGTTAAGATTTGGAATCTCCAAACTGGCGACCTGCTGCACAATTTGGTCGGGCACTCCAGAGATGTGAACTCGGTCATGATCACTCCCAATGGTCTGCTTCTGGCTAGTGGCAGTGAAGACAGAACGGTGCGGCTGTGGAAGGTACGAACAGGAGAACTGCTCCGCACCTTATCGGGGACTGCGGGCATGGTGAAGTCGGTGGTGATTAGTCCCAATAGCTTGCTGCTGGCTAGTGGCGGACTGGATAACCAGATTAAGCTTTGGCACCTAGGCAGTGGGGAGCTAACTCGCACCCTCTATGGGCATTTCAACTCAGTCAATTCAGTCGCGATCACCCCAGACGGTCAAATTTTAGCCAGCGGCAGCAAAGATAAAACAATTCGGTTGTGGAATCTACAGACAGGAGAGTTGATTCGCACTCTCACGGGACATGCAGATATGGTGAACGCGATCGCCATTACCCCAGATGGCAGAATGCTGATCAGTGGCAGCAGCGACAAGACAATCAAAGTCTGGAGTGTGGGGACAGGAGACTTAATCTGTACTTTGAAAGACCACTCTAACCCCATCAGCGCGATCGCCATTAGTGCCGGAGGGCAGTTATTCGCTAGTGGCAGTTGGGACAACACCATCAAAATCTGGCAACTGACTTCTTGA
- a CDS encoding glycosyltransferase family 39 protein produces MAAPSKDSKLLNLDLVWSLGLFVAACGLWGINLGGLPLRDWDEGTYAAIAKAMYRTGNWLYPMINGSPYLNKPPLLEWLIASSYKLLGISDFTTRLPAAFLSACAVPLLYWVGRQVFNQRLPAVLSAAVYLTLLPVVRHGRLAMRDGITVSFLLLLVGCLLKARHDRRWALGAGIALGLLGLTKGILALLLGAIAFIFLVVDRQYALLWSPYLWSGIGLGAVPVLAWYGAQVQHYGSVFLQVHFLAQSVNRVWESVNSNTGPVWYYLLELLKYTWPWLLFLPSGLALAWQKRQLTWSRLVSVGIGIYLSTVSVMTTKLPWYVIPLYPFIALALGAQLDQLWHRDRPYSKVAAGFLGFLAIAGFAGGAYASWADSQPVLLAIGTTVGVSFAWAAWWMLRQQRQFITVLLVGCYVSLGLLMSSSLWLWELNEAYPVKPVAALIAAHTPPGTTVYTSFPNHRPSLNFYSDRLVLPTGLPDLQQLQATQHYLLLDAVVLNSLQISSQRVLGMAEGFALVAPTAAQTP; encoded by the coding sequence ATGGCGGCACCTAGTAAAGATTCTAAGCTGCTCAATTTGGATCTAGTTTGGAGCTTAGGGCTATTCGTCGCTGCTTGCGGTTTGTGGGGGATCAACTTGGGTGGGTTGCCTCTGCGGGATTGGGATGAAGGTACCTATGCCGCGATCGCCAAAGCCATGTACCGCACTGGGAATTGGCTCTACCCCATGATCAACGGCAGTCCTTACCTTAACAAGCCACCACTGCTAGAATGGCTGATCGCTAGCAGCTACAAGCTATTGGGGATCAGTGACTTTACGACTCGCTTACCAGCAGCGTTTTTAAGTGCTTGTGCGGTGCCGTTGCTGTACTGGGTAGGGCGGCAGGTATTTAATCAGCGCTTGCCAGCAGTTTTGTCCGCAGCGGTATATCTCACCCTCCTCCCCGTCGTGCGACATGGGCGACTGGCGATGCGAGACGGCATTACTGTCTCATTCTTGCTGTTGTTAGTGGGATGTCTGTTGAAAGCGCGTCACGATCGCCGTTGGGCTTTGGGAGCGGGCATTGCACTAGGCTTGTTGGGCTTAACCAAAGGCATTTTGGCCTTACTTCTAGGGGCGATCGCGTTCATTTTTCTAGTTGTAGATCGGCAGTACGCTTTACTTTGGAGTCCTTATCTGTGGTCTGGAATTGGTTTGGGGGCTGTACCAGTCCTGGCTTGGTATGGCGCACAAGTGCAGCACTACGGCTCTGTTTTCCTGCAAGTCCATTTCTTAGCGCAATCGGTAAATCGCGTCTGGGAGTCCGTCAATAGCAATACTGGCCCTGTTTGGTACTATCTCCTAGAGCTGCTGAAATATACTTGGCCTTGGTTACTTTTCCTCCCCAGTGGGTTAGCGTTGGCGTGGCAGAAGCGACAACTGACTTGGAGCCGTTTAGTCTCAGTCGGAATCGGGATTTACCTGAGTACTGTTTCGGTGATGACAACCAAACTGCCTTGGTACGTGATCCCGCTCTACCCCTTTATCGCTTTGGCTTTGGGCGCACAACTCGATCAGCTTTGGCACCGCGATCGCCCCTACTCCAAAGTAGCAGCGGGTTTCTTGGGGTTCCTCGCGATCGCAGGCTTTGCAGGAGGAGCCTATGCCAGCTGGGCTGACTCACAGCCTGTCCTGTTGGCGATCGGCACCACTGTAGGGGTGAGCTTTGCCTGGGCGGCTTGGTGGATGCTGCGTCAGCAACGGCAGTTCATCACAGTTTTGCTGGTGGGTTGTTACGTAAGCTTGGGGCTGTTGATGAGTTCTTCGCTTTGGCTGTGGGAGCTAAACGAAGCCTATCCCGTTAAGCCCGTGGCTGCGCTGATTGCCGCTCACACTCCACCCGGAACCACCGTTTACACCTCATTTCCCAACCATCGCCCCAGCCTTAATTTCTACAGCGATCGCCTAGTGCTACCCACAGGTTTACCTGATTTGCAGCAGCTCCAGGCAACTCAGCACTATTTGTTGCTAGATGCCGTAGTTCTAAACAGCTTACAAATTTCTAGTCAGCGGGTATTGGGCATGGCTGAAGGATTTGCTTTAGTAGCACCCACCGCTGCGCAAACTCCTTAA
- a CDS encoding PIN/TRAM domain-containing protein gives MLDALIIFSFILAGAGIGFFSVDLLPNTTLAQVSNREGLSLVTAGFGALIGVAFGLVAQTAYRRLEKQVRQMPVDILLSRSVGLVLGLLVANLMLAPIFLLPIPWEFAFIKPLVAVLGSILFAFSGMSLADTHGRALLRLINPHSVETMLLAEGTLKSASTKVLDTSCIIDGRIEELLSTGFLEGQILIPQFVLLELQQVADASSDQKRVRGRRGLDILNRMKEAYPERIVIHSADYDDVPTVDAKLVRLAQEINATLFTNDYNLNKVASLQRVPVLNINELAQSLRPAYLPGDYLDLKILKEGKEPAQGVGYLNDGTMVVVEEGGNRIGDELQVVVTGALQTSAGRMIFARPKSSIVA, from the coding sequence ATGCTCGATGCACTAATCATCTTCTCATTCATACTAGCAGGGGCGGGGATCGGCTTCTTCAGCGTTGATCTCCTACCCAACACAACCTTAGCCCAAGTCAGCAATCGTGAGGGCTTGAGCTTAGTTACGGCTGGCTTCGGAGCCTTAATTGGGGTCGCCTTTGGCCTTGTCGCTCAGACTGCATATCGACGGCTAGAAAAACAAGTTCGGCAGATGCCAGTCGATATCTTGCTCAGCCGTTCCGTCGGTTTAGTCTTAGGACTGTTGGTCGCCAACTTGATGCTAGCGCCCATCTTCTTACTACCGATCCCCTGGGAGTTTGCCTTTATTAAGCCATTGGTAGCCGTTCTGGGTAGTATTCTGTTTGCTTTTTCTGGCATGTCTCTAGCGGATACCCACGGTCGAGCCTTGCTACGGCTGATCAATCCTCACTCAGTCGAAACCATGTTGCTGGCAGAAGGCACCTTGAAGTCTGCTAGTACCAAGGTTTTGGATACTAGCTGCATCATCGACGGGCGCATTGAAGAACTCCTCAGCACAGGTTTTCTAGAAGGCCAGATTTTGATCCCGCAGTTTGTGTTGCTGGAGCTACAACAAGTTGCCGATGCTTCTAGCGACCAAAAACGGGTGCGAGGAAGACGGGGCTTAGACATCCTCAACCGCATGAAAGAAGCTTATCCCGAACGAATCGTTATTCATTCCGCTGACTATGACGACGTTCCTACTGTAGATGCTAAACTTGTGCGCTTGGCTCAGGAAATCAATGCCACGCTGTTCACCAATGACTACAACCTCAACAAAGTAGCGAGTTTACAGCGAGTGCCCGTCTTGAATATCAATGAACTGGCTCAGTCGCTACGACCTGCTTATTTACCAGGAGATTACCTGGATTTGAAGATCCTCAAAGAAGGCAAAGAACCTGCTCAAGGGGTCGGCTATCTGAACGATGGCACGATGGTAGTGGTCGAAGAAGGCGGTAACCGAATTGGTGATGAACTCCAAGTAGTAGTCACTGGGGCGTTGCAAACTTCAGCGGGTCGCATGATCTTTGCGCGTCCCAAGTCTTCGATTGTGGCCTAA
- the hemW gene encoding radical SAM family heme chaperone HemW: MTNSVLENISPISRTVACDRPKAAYLHIPFCRRRCYYCDFPVAVVGDHARGETSGAIAQYVEVLCQEIELTVLDTASDPAISTQPLETIFFGGGTPSLLSAAQLDRILQTLARQFGTAADAEISIEIDPGTFDLPQIRGYQAAGVNRVSLGVQAFQPELLTLCGRTHSVTDIYAAVELIHQAGMLNFSLDLISGLPHQTLDQWQASLEAAIALAPKHLSSYDLIVEPVTAFGRQYQPGDKPLPSDTAAAEMYRLAQQLLTAARYDHYEVSNYAQPGFQCRHNRVYWKNQPFYGFGMGAASYLQGQRFTRPRKTREYYEWVETQKSQLSSTSPSSPLHPSSFIPHSSSPDLLLDTLMLGFRLAEGLSLVELAKQFGKSSLDKICHCLQSHHEQGWVEVTGVEWEAIAILTPEALPSEARIKLTDPEGFLFSNQVLADLFAELE; encoded by the coding sequence ATTACAAATTCGGTGCTAGAAAACATAAGTCCTATTTCCCGAACTGTTGCTTGCGATCGCCCAAAAGCAGCCTATCTGCATATCCCCTTTTGTCGGCGGCGGTGTTATTACTGCGACTTTCCTGTGGCTGTGGTGGGGGATCATGCCCGTGGCGAAACTTCTGGGGCGATCGCGCAGTATGTGGAAGTGCTGTGTCAAGAAATTGAGCTGACCGTACTGGATACAGCCTCAGATCCAGCCATTTCTACCCAGCCTTTAGAGACTATCTTTTTTGGGGGTGGTACTCCATCCCTACTTTCCGCAGCGCAACTCGATCGCATTTTGCAAACCTTGGCGCGTCAGTTTGGCACCGCTGCTGATGCCGAAATCTCAATTGAAATTGATCCCGGCACGTTTGATCTACCTCAAATTCGAGGCTATCAAGCAGCGGGAGTCAATCGAGTTAGCCTAGGCGTGCAGGCATTTCAACCAGAATTACTGACGCTTTGTGGCCGCACTCACTCAGTCACCGATATTTATGCTGCCGTGGAACTGATCCACCAAGCAGGGATGCTTAACTTTAGTTTAGATTTGATTTCAGGATTACCGCATCAAACCCTAGATCAATGGCAAGCCTCTTTAGAAGCGGCGATCGCCCTGGCTCCTAAGCATCTTTCCAGCTACGACCTAATCGTGGAGCCTGTCACCGCTTTTGGTCGGCAATATCAACCCGGAGACAAACCATTACCCTCCGACACTGCTGCGGCTGAGATGTACCGCTTAGCTCAACAACTGCTCACGGCTGCGAGATACGACCACTACGAAGTTTCTAACTATGCGCAACCGGGATTCCAGTGTCGCCACAATCGCGTCTACTGGAAAAACCAACCTTTTTATGGCTTCGGCATGGGAGCCGCCAGTTACCTCCAAGGCCAACGCTTCACCCGTCCCCGCAAAACCCGCGAATATTACGAATGGGTCGAAACCCAAAAATCCCAACTCTCCAGCACTTCACCTTCCTCCCCCCTTCATCCTTCATCCTTCATCCCTCATTCTTCCTCTCCAGATCTCCTCCTCGACACCCTGATGCTGGGCTTTCGCCTTGCCGAAGGCTTGAGTTTAGTAGAGTTAGCCAAACAGTTTGGTAAATCTAGCTTGGACAAAATCTGTCACTGTTTACAGTCACATCATGAACAAGGTTGGGTAGAAGTGACAGGAGTGGAGTGGGAAGCGATCGCCATCCTGACCCCTGAAGCTCTGCCATCCGAAGCTCGAATCAAGCTCACCGATCCTGAGGGATTTCTGTTTTCTAACCAAGTTTTAGCTGACCTATTTGCAGAGCTGGAGTAG
- a CDS encoding rhomboid family intramembrane serine protease produces the protein MIPLGDNLPQRSRPLVTYGLIGLSVGLFLWELQLEAPALANVLQTWGVVPVRMVALSQDAIAGEWLALPFLMVALLASLFLHQGWAHLLGNLFFLRVFGAGAEATLGHGVFLAFFVLIGILTSGLQVLLDPTLQTPLIGANGAIAAVLGAYRDRRKAHML, from the coding sequence ATGATTCCCCTTGGTGACAACTTACCCCAGCGTTCTCGTCCGCTTGTCACCTACGGCTTGATTGGGCTGAGTGTTGGTTTATTTTTGTGGGAGTTACAGCTAGAAGCGCCAGCTTTAGCCAATGTTCTGCAAACTTGGGGAGTAGTGCCTGTCCGGATGGTCGCACTCAGTCAAGATGCAATCGCTGGAGAGTGGTTAGCGCTACCATTCCTGATGGTCGCCCTGCTAGCGAGCTTGTTTTTGCATCAGGGCTGGGCGCACTTACTAGGAAATCTGTTCTTTTTGAGGGTTTTTGGGGCAGGAGCTGAGGCGACTCTAGGGCACGGAGTGTTTCTAGCTTTTTTTGTGCTGATTGGGATACTCACCAGCGGTTTACAAGTTTTGCTCGATCCCACCTTGCAAACTCCGCTGATTGGTGCAAATGGAGCGATCGCCGCCGTCTTGGGAGCTTACAGAGATCGCCGTAAAGCCCACATGCTTTAG
- a CDS encoding tetratricopeptide repeat protein encodes MGTSLEVNSENFATEVVQKSYEKPVVVDFFAQWCGPCQMLKPILEKLVQEYDFVLAKVDIDQSPDLANTYGVEGVPDVKIWMQGEMRDGFVGVLPEPKLRSLLSELSLKSELEQGLETLQTAIQQGDVATAKQLLQTLSEKYPEDRRLILAGANFLINQNKLESATKLLSAIQADDKEYFAKAQAMKSLIQFQQIAAESVIETELDEVFLKAIRLTLAADYAAALSLFLELVGRDRKYRADGARKAMLTIFDLLGDEHPLTKEYRKQLLLALY; translated from the coding sequence ATGGGCACGTCTCTAGAGGTTAATAGCGAAAATTTTGCGACTGAGGTCGTGCAAAAGTCCTACGAAAAGCCAGTCGTAGTCGATTTTTTTGCTCAGTGGTGCGGCCCCTGCCAGATGCTCAAGCCCATCTTAGAGAAGTTGGTGCAGGAGTACGATTTCGTCTTAGCCAAGGTTGACATTGACCAAAGCCCAGATTTAGCCAACACCTACGGAGTGGAAGGGGTGCCAGATGTCAAAATCTGGATGCAAGGTGAGATGCGAGATGGCTTTGTGGGTGTCTTACCAGAACCCAAGCTGCGATCGCTGCTGTCAGAGTTGAGCTTGAAGTCTGAACTGGAGCAAGGGCTAGAAACGCTACAAACGGCAATTCAACAGGGCGACGTCGCCACAGCTAAGCAACTGCTACAAACCCTCAGTGAGAAATATCCTGAGGATCGGCGCTTAATTTTGGCGGGTGCCAACTTTCTGATCAATCAAAATAAATTAGAGTCAGCCACCAAGCTATTGAGTGCGATTCAAGCCGATGACAAGGAATATTTCGCCAAAGCGCAAGCAATGAAATCGCTAATTCAGTTTCAGCAGATTGCCGCAGAATCTGTCATCGAAACTGAATTGGATGAAGTATTTCTAAAAGCCATTCGGTTGACTTTGGCAGCAGATTACGCAGCCGCCTTGTCGCTCTTTTTAGAGTTAGTCGGTCGCGATCGCAAATATCGAGCAGATGGTGCTAGAAAAGCCATGCTGACTATTTTCGACTTGTTAGGTGATGAGCATCCTCTGACAAAAGAATACCGCAAGCAATTATTGCTGGCTCTTTACTGA